A part of Bacillus rossius redtenbacheri isolate Brsri chromosome 1, Brsri_v3, whole genome shotgun sequence genomic DNA contains:
- the LOC134531187 gene encoding histidine-rich glycoprotein-like: MRPQEQQVLVLTLSTQGGLVAQQGPGPSTSAAPPADGSLPPHRESLLCWSPGHHRGMGHHGNGGHHLMGGHHGKFGHHGKFGHHGKFGHHGKFGHHGKFGHHGKGGHHFKGHHGKFGHHLMGDHHGKFGHHGKFGHHFKGHHHKGGHHFKGFHLNGPHHFGPHRHGGCGLGRSASVPPQQCGATPAGCC; encoded by the exons ATGCGGCCACAGGAGCAGCAGGTCCTGGTGCTGACCTTGAGCACGCAGGGCGGCCTCGTGGCCCAGCAAGGGCCCGGCCCCTCCACCTCGGCGGCTCCCCCGGCCGACGGCAGCCTGCCTCCCCACCGAGAGTCACTGCTGTGCTGGTCGCCGGGTCACCATCGTGGCATGGGCCACCACGGAAATGGTGGGCACCACCTCATGGGTGGCCACCATGGCAAGTTTGGGCACCATGGCAAGTTTGGGCACCATGGCAAGTTTGGGCACCATGGCAAGTTTGGGCACCATGGCAAGTTTGGGCACCACGGCAAAGGTGGGCACCACTTCAAGGGTCACCACGGCAAGTTTGGGCACCATCTCATGGGTGACCACCACGGCAAGTTTGGGCACCACGGAAAGTTTGGGCACCACTTCAAGGGCCATCACCACAAGGGTGGCCATCATTTCAAGGGCTTCCATCTGAATGGGCCGCACCACTTTGGTCCTCATCGCCACGGCGGCTGTGGGCTCGGGCGCAGCGCCTCTGTGCCACCCCAGCAGTGTGGGGCCACTCCCGCAG GCTGCTGCTAA